A genome region from Planctomycetaceae bacterium includes the following:
- a CDS encoding sialidase family protein yields the protein MSRTSKRYHETLKCKADPRNFRISSLLLCVLAAALGLVSLTAVASDPSPAASARPQRLKKETSMNKGNDAAPQTDRVKQDVLWTSGENGYHTYRIPALAVTPKGTVLAFCEGRKSSRSDSGDIDLLVRRSTDNGKTWSDQKIVWDDKGNTCGNPCAVVDTATGIVWLMATWNRGDDRESDIIAQRSKDTRRVFVMSSADEGLSWSKPMQITADIKRPDWTWYATGPGSGIEIKHGPHAGRLVIPCDHIEAKTKHYYSHIAYSDDHGKTWRLGGSTPSHQVNECEVVELSDGHLMLTMRNYDPARKRRQRAFSKDGGLTWQDQGFDEALIDPICQASILRYSWPGADKENVILFANPASNKRENMTVHVSVDDGKTWKIKCRLYAGPSAYSDLAVMPDGAAACLYERGKEHPYEQIVFARLGAEN from the coding sequence GTGTCACGAACATCGAAGCGATATCATGAGACGCTCAAGTGCAAGGCAGATCCCCGCAATTTCAGGATCAGTTCGCTTCTGCTTTGCGTTCTGGCGGCGGCTCTGGGCTTGGTCAGCCTGACGGCCGTGGCCTCCGATCCATCGCCGGCAGCCAGCGCTCGCCCGCAGAGGCTCAAGAAGGAGACGAGCATGAACAAAGGCAATGACGCCGCACCGCAAACTGACCGCGTGAAGCAGGATGTTCTCTGGACAAGCGGCGAGAACGGCTACCACACGTACCGCATACCGGCCCTTGCCGTAACGCCAAAAGGCACGGTGCTGGCGTTCTGTGAAGGGCGCAAGAGCAGCCGCAGCGACTCGGGCGATATCGATCTGCTCGTGCGGCGTTCGACCGATAACGGCAAGACGTGGTCGGACCAGAAGATCGTCTGGGATGACAAGGGCAACACGTGCGGCAATCCTTGCGCGGTTGTGGACACGGCAACGGGAATCGTATGGCTCATGGCGACCTGGAACCGCGGCGACGATCGCGAAAGCGACATTATTGCCCAGCGCAGCAAGGATACGCGTCGCGTGTTCGTGATGTCATCCGCTGACGAGGGACTATCGTGGTCCAAACCCATGCAGATCACTGCCGACATCAAGCGCCCCGACTGGACATGGTATGCCACCGGACCCGGAAGCGGCATTGAGATCAAGCACGGACCTCATGCCGGCCGCCTGGTGATTCCGTGCGACCACATCGAGGCCAAGACGAAACATTACTACTCGCACATCGCATACAGCGACGATCACGGCAAGACGTGGAGGCTCGGAGGCTCTACGCCGAGCCATCAGGTCAACGAATGTGAGGTCGTCGAACTGTCCGACGGACACCTGATGCTGACCATGCGGAACTACGATCCGGCCAGGAAGAGACGCCAGAGAGCATTCAGCAAGGACGGGGGACTGACCTGGCAAGACCAGGGCTTCGACGAGGCGCTGATCGATCCCATCTGCCAGGCCAGCATCCTGCGGTACTCGTGGCCGGGGGCGGACAAGGAAAACGTCATTCTCTTCGCCAATCCGGCCAGCAACAAACGGGAGAACATGACGGTGCATGTCTCCGTGGACGACGGCAAGACCTGGAAGATAAAATGCCGGTTGTACGCAGGCCCCAGCGCCTATTCAGATCTTGCCGTCATGCCCGACGGCGCGGCGGCGTGTCTGTATGAGCGCGGCAAAGAACACCCTTACGAACAAATCGTATTTGCCCGGTTGGGGGCAGAGAACTGA
- the guaB gene encoding IMP dehydrogenase, whose product MKTKLIGDAITFDDVLLVPRRSSVVLDQLDTSTRLTRNIRLNIPLVSAPMDTVTEAALAIALAQEGGIGIIHRNLSIHDQAREVEKVKRSEHGIIVDPVTLGPDASTATARKLMAEHNIGSFPIVDASGKVVGILTRRDLTFQNEDCLIGQVMTPHPVTAPPETTLDEAEKILNRHKVEKLPLVTPDGKLAGMITMRDIEKLRLFPKSCKDSRGRFRVGAAVGVLDFDRAEQLIKRDVDVIVVDTSHGHKDVVLETVRQIKAAHKIDVIAGNIATADAAEDMIAAGADGLRIGIGPGAICTTRVITGVGVPQITAVSDCARVGDSSGVPVIADGGIRHSGDITKAIAAGASSVMMGSMFAGMDESPGQTIIFKGRRCKVYRGMGSMDAMLAGSADRYGQDARTAPNRLVPEGVVGRVPYRGRLADFVFQMIGGLKSGMDHCGTPSIEQLRTEARFIRISGASLTENHPHDITITQESPNYSNWNTEEE is encoded by the coding sequence ATGAAGACCAAGCTCATTGGCGATGCCATTACCTTTGACGACGTGCTGCTGGTGCCGCGGCGAAGCAGCGTGGTGCTCGACCAGCTCGATACCTCCACGCGCCTGACGCGGAACATCCGTCTGAACATTCCGCTGGTGTCGGCCCCGATGGACACCGTCACCGAGGCGGCGCTGGCGATCGCGTTGGCGCAGGAGGGGGGCATCGGCATCATCCATCGCAACCTCTCGATACACGACCAGGCCCGCGAGGTCGAGAAGGTCAAGCGCAGCGAGCACGGGATCATCGTCGACCCGGTTACGCTGGGGCCCGACGCCTCGACCGCCACGGCGCGAAAGCTGATGGCCGAGCACAACATCGGCAGTTTTCCGATCGTCGACGCGTCCGGCAAGGTGGTGGGCATCCTCACGCGGCGCGACCTGACGTTCCAGAACGAAGACTGCCTCATTGGACAGGTCATGACGCCCCACCCCGTCACCGCGCCGCCGGAGACCACGCTCGACGAGGCCGAGAAAATCCTCAACCGCCACAAGGTCGAGAAGCTCCCGCTGGTCACGCCCGACGGCAAACTCGCCGGCATGATCACCATGCGGGACATCGAGAAGCTGCGGCTGTTCCCCAAGAGCTGCAAGGACTCGCGCGGGCGATTCCGCGTGGGGGCGGCTGTGGGCGTGCTGGACTTCGACCGCGCCGAGCAGCTCATCAAGCGCGACGTGGACGTGATCGTGGTCGACACCTCGCACGGGCACAAGGACGTCGTGCTCGAGACGGTGCGGCAGATCAAGGCCGCTCACAAGATCGACGTGATCGCCGGCAACATCGCCACGGCGGATGCGGCTGAGGACATGATCGCCGCCGGCGCCGACGGGCTTCGGATCGGGATCGGACCCGGCGCCATCTGCACGACGCGGGTGATTACGGGCGTGGGCGTGCCGCAGATCACGGCCGTCAGCGACTGTGCCCGCGTGGGCGACTCCAGCGGCGTGCCGGTGATCGCCGACGGCGGCATTCGCCACAGCGGCGACATCACCAAGGCGATCGCGGCAGGGGCGTCGAGCGTGATGATGGGCAGCATGTTCGCGGGGATGGACGAGAGCCCCGGGCAGACGATCATCTTCAAGGGGCGGCGGTGCAAGGTATATCGCGGGATGGGCTCGATGGACGCGATGCTGGCCGGCAGCGCCGACCGCTACGGGCAAGACGCGCGCACGGCCCCCAACCGCCTGGTGCCCGAGGGCGTGGTGGGGCGCGTGCCGTATCGCGGTCGCCTGGCGGACTTCGTGTTCCAGATGATCGGCGGGCTCAAGAGCGGGATGGACCACTGCGGCACGCCCAGCATCGAGCAGCTTCGGACGGAGGCGCGCTTCATCCGCATCTCGGGCGCGAGCCTCACCGAGAACCACCCCCACGACATCACCATTACGCAGGAATCGCCGAACTATTCCAACTGGAACACCGAGGAGGAATAG
- a CDS encoding aldo/keto reductase, producing MITRLLGQTGLRVTQLGFGAMELRGPEIWSGRPVDDAAADAILNAVLDTGINFIDTAVDYGRSEMYIGRYIASRRNEYYLATKCGCDPKDAGGTMQSDHTWTRDTLMRNIHASLDRMHTDHVDVLQLHNPSPDDVLSGDLVSVLEDIRSQGLTRHIGISTTLPHMLQFLEMGAFETYQIPYSALAPMHHDAISMAAEVGAGIIIREGIAVGGPDSELPERAQQAGLSAWAQAGLNELLPHGMKPAELLLRFTLTHPHCHTCIVGTLNVEHLKDNVAAADRGPLDDDLYQEVLNRIAAYAAG from the coding sequence ATGATTACAAGACTTCTGGGGCAGACGGGACTGAGGGTCACGCAACTGGGGTTCGGCGCCATGGAACTGCGCGGACCGGAGATATGGTCCGGCCGCCCTGTCGACGACGCCGCAGCCGACGCGATCCTCAACGCCGTTCTCGACACGGGCATCAACTTCATCGACACGGCCGTGGACTACGGGCGCAGCGAGATGTATATCGGGCGGTACATCGCTTCGCGCCGGAACGAGTATTACCTGGCCACCAAGTGCGGTTGCGATCCCAAGGACGCCGGCGGCACGATGCAGAGCGACCACACGTGGACGCGCGACACGCTGATGCGCAACATCCACGCCAGCCTCGACCGGATGCACACCGACCACGTCGACGTGTTGCAGTTGCATAACCCCAGCCCCGACGACGTGCTCTCGGGCGATCTGGTCAGCGTGCTGGAAGACATCCGCAGCCAGGGGCTCACGCGGCACATTGGAATCTCGACGACCCTGCCGCACATGCTGCAGTTCCTGGAGATGGGCGCCTTCGAGACCTACCAGATCCCCTATTCGGCCCTGGCGCCGATGCACCACGACGCGATCTCGATGGCTGCGGAGGTCGGCGCGGGGATCATCATCCGCGAGGGAATCGCCGTCGGCGGGCCCGACAGCGAACTGCCCGAGCGCGCCCAACAGGCCGGACTGTCCGCATGGGCGCAGGCCGGCCTCAATGAACTGCTGCCTCATGGAATGAAACCCGCCGAGTTGCTCCTGCGATTCACGCTGACGCACCCGCACTGCCACACGTGCATCGTCGGAACGCTCAACGTCGAGCACCTCAAGGACAACGTCGCCGCCGCCGACCGCGGCCCGCTCGACGACGACCTGTACCAGGAGGTCCTCAACCGCATCGCAGCCTATGCGGCCGGATGA
- a CDS encoding GNAT family N-acetyltransferase: MSKVQSPPLTLICPDPTIHADEIYDLTGKVFSGGNEYYGWQKYCREYYFGNSHFDWSASTIGLMDGHIVTHWGVWNYAMRIGTARVKCGGIGAVATDGRYRSRGLMTFTGNENMAQMRRCGYDLSVLFGKHDFYHRYGYVRSWPGRHWSIGVSELPAEKPHAAPVLLEDPPRDAFDRLYNRYHAGLTGTAVRPTFRGPMLQWGHKHFAWPVRGRGAPTLDGYIICSFGGQDVNVAEFAGDTEQVLRALRLLADQNGCKKINFMCLHHDSDLCRRIRRVSCNCSTTYTRNGGEMVAMVNLESTMSKLTGELSRRLKHSELAAWRGELLIEDQTGKVLLKIDRGRVGLAKPAACRNAIRGGMHVVQLVVGTQDPFETIDAAGIKLTGEANRLLPVLFPDQHPMLSQRDHF, translated from the coding sequence ATGAGCAAAGTGCAAAGCCCCCCGCTGACGCTGATCTGCCCGGACCCGACGATCCACGCCGATGAAATCTACGACCTGACCGGGAAGGTTTTCTCCGGCGGCAACGAGTACTACGGCTGGCAGAAGTACTGCCGCGAGTATTACTTCGGCAACAGCCACTTCGACTGGTCGGCCTCGACGATCGGCCTGATGGACGGGCACATCGTCACCCACTGGGGCGTGTGGAACTACGCCATGCGCATCGGCACCGCGAGAGTCAAGTGCGGCGGCATCGGGGCCGTGGCCACCGACGGGCGATACCGCAGCCGCGGACTCATGACCTTCACCGGCAACGAGAACATGGCCCAGATGCGCCGCTGCGGATACGACCTCTCCGTGCTCTTCGGAAAGCATGACTTCTACCACCGCTACGGCTACGTGCGCTCGTGGCCGGGCCGGCACTGGTCGATCGGCGTTTCGGAACTGCCCGCCGAAAAGCCCCACGCCGCACCGGTGCTGCTGGAAGACCCGCCGCGCGACGCGTTCGACCGTCTCTACAACCGCTATCACGCCGGCCTTACGGGCACGGCCGTGCGCCCGACGTTTCGCGGGCCGATGCTGCAGTGGGGCCACAAGCACTTTGCCTGGCCGGTCCGCGGCCGCGGCGCCCCAACCCTTGATGGCTACATCATCTGTTCCTTCGGCGGCCAGGACGTCAACGTGGCGGAGTTCGCCGGCGACACCGAGCAGGTGCTGCGCGCCCTGCGGCTGCTGGCCGATCAGAACGGCTGCAAGAAGATCAACTTCATGTGCCTTCATCACGACAGCGACCTGTGCCGCCGCATCCGCCGCGTGTCGTGCAACTGCTCGACCACGTACACCCGCAACGGCGGCGAGATGGTCGCGATGGTGAATCTCGAAAGCACCATGTCCAAGCTGACCGGCGAGTTGTCGCGACGCCTGAAGCACTCGGAGTTAGCCGCGTGGCGCGGCGAGCTGCTCATCGAAGACCAGACGGGCAAGGTGCTGCTGAAGATCGATCGCGGCCGCGTGGGCCTGGCCAAACCGGCGGCGTGCCGAAACGCCATCCGCGGGGGCATGCACGTAGTGCAGCTTGTCGTCGGAACGCAGGACCCGTTTGAGACGATCGACGCGGCTGGCATCAAACTGACCGGCGAGGCCAATCGCCTGCTGCCGGTGCTCTTTCCCGACCAGCACCCGATGCTCAGCCAGCGAGACCACTTCTGA
- a CDS encoding PAS domain S-box protein has translation MADGAEFHGRDSPGTESELRDRRFRRQMLQTRTLLRAARSLNKDLDPRQVLRELMNAAMRLIDATAGTCGRLVEGKLVFRDYYRRGAEVEAINLEFEPGHGVPGHVMQTGKTYISNNIEQDPYADQDLCAEFGVYNLITVPVLTSSGDLLGCFEMHNTRNCRPLTRTDQRALKVLAMLAAVALKNALMSDQRQDVMEALRSSQERFESLAQSSPDWIWEIDTAGRFTYASPAVKTLLGYEPSELIGKTPFDLMTPQEASRVRRHFAHQNASRLKIENAQSELLHRQGQRVVLETSGAAFSDAQGQYLGYRGISRDITERKRLQETLEAANENLERRVSERTAVANWRARQLRALASEITRAEDYERRRVAHVLHEQLQQLLVAGRMRVEDLLRSGPSPHQQNLLGRVHDILRESIETSRTLAVELYPPILHELGLPAALEWLTQQMQERYGLDVHVEADPQAQPEDEDLRGFLFQSARELLFNVVKHAQVSQATVSLTINRDARVELAVEDRGAGFDATLLQTGEQEETGFGLFSIRERIEALGGAMDVISRPGHGTRVVVTAPLRGAVYPHRRLAGVDGMLGSPDQRVSSLRRVLSATPPKPGKIRVLLADDHAIMRQGLATLLEGEDDIQVVAEASDGQMAVDLARDTRPDVVIMDVSMPVLNGIEATRLIHRQAPASAVIGLSMHEDATIAAEMREAGAAAYLTKGGPSEDLISAIRDSVASLKT, from the coding sequence ATGGCTGACGGGGCGGAATTCCACGGGCGAGACAGTCCCGGCACTGAGAGTGAGCTCAGAGACCGGCGTTTCCGCCGACAGATGTTGCAGACGCGAACGCTGCTTCGGGCCGCGCGCAGCCTCAATAAAGACCTGGACCCGCGGCAGGTTCTGCGGGAGTTGATGAACGCTGCGATGCGGCTGATTGACGCCACGGCAGGAACGTGCGGGCGCCTCGTCGAGGGCAAGCTCGTGTTCCGCGACTACTATCGCCGCGGCGCCGAGGTCGAGGCGATCAATCTGGAGTTCGAGCCCGGACACGGCGTCCCGGGGCACGTCATGCAGACCGGCAAGACGTATATCTCCAACAACATTGAGCAAGACCCGTACGCGGACCAGGATCTGTGCGCCGAGTTTGGCGTCTACAATCTGATCACGGTGCCGGTGCTGACATCTTCGGGCGATTTGCTGGGATGCTTCGAAATGCACAATACCCGCAACTGCCGCCCCCTGACCCGCACCGACCAGCGGGCGCTGAAAGTCCTGGCGATGCTGGCGGCCGTCGCGCTGAAGAACGCCCTCATGTCGGACCAGCGTCAGGACGTGATGGAGGCGCTGCGCAGCAGCCAGGAGAGATTTGAATCACTCGCCCAGAGCAGCCCCGACTGGATCTGGGAAATCGACACCGCCGGGCGGTTTACCTACGCCAGTCCGGCGGTCAAGACGCTGCTGGGGTACGAGCCTTCCGAGCTCATCGGCAAGACGCCTTTCGATCTGATGACGCCGCAGGAGGCGTCTCGCGTTCGCCGGCACTTCGCTCACCAGAACGCCTCGCGCCTCAAAATCGAAAACGCCCAGAGCGAACTTCTCCACCGCCAGGGGCAGCGTGTGGTGCTGGAAACCAGCGGCGCCGCCTTTTCTGACGCCCAGGGGCAGTACCTGGGATATCGAGGCATCTCTCGCGACATCACCGAACGCAAGCGCCTGCAGGAAACGCTCGAAGCGGCCAACGAAAACCTCGAACGCCGCGTCAGCGAGCGCACCGCCGTGGCGAACTGGCGGGCCCGGCAGCTTCGTGCCCTGGCCAGCGAGATCACCCGCGCCGAGGACTACGAGAGGCGGCGCGTGGCCCACGTGCTGCACGAACAGCTTCAGCAGTTGCTGGTGGCGGGACGCATGCGGGTCGAGGACCTGCTGCGCAGCGGGCCCAGCCCCCACCAGCAGAATCTGCTGGGGCGCGTACACGACATCCTGCGCGAGTCGATCGAGACCTCCCGCACGCTGGCCGTCGAGCTCTACCCGCCCATCCTCCACGAACTGGGCCTGCCGGCGGCGCTGGAATGGCTCACCCAGCAGATGCAGGAACGTTACGGCCTGGACGTGCATGTCGAGGCCGACCCGCAAGCCCAGCCCGAGGACGAAGACCTCCGGGGCTTCCTCTTCCAATCGGCCCGCGAGCTGCTCTTCAACGTCGTCAAGCACGCCCAGGTCTCCCAAGCCACTGTCAGCCTGACGATTAATCGCGACGCCCGCGTAGAACTGGCCGTGGAAGACCGCGGGGCGGGCTTCGACGCCACGCTGCTCCAAACCGGTGAGCAGGAAGAAACCGGTTTTGGCCTCTTCAGCATCCGAGAACGCATCGAAGCCCTCGGCGGCGCCATGGACGTGATCAGCCGCCCCGGTCACGGAACGCGCGTGGTGGTGACCGCGCCGCTGCGCGGGGCGGTCTACCCTCACCGCCGCCTGGCCGGCGTCGACGGCATGCTCGGCTCGCCTGACCAGCGCGTCAGTTCGCTGCGGCGAGTCCTGTCCGCCACCCCGCCCAAGCCCGGAAAGATCCGCGTGCTGCTGGCCGACGACCACGCCATCATGCGACAGGGACTGGCTACCCTCCTCGAAGGCGAAGACGACATCCAGGTCGTCGCCGAGGCCAGCGACGGACAGATGGCCGTGGACCTCGCGCGCGATACGCGCCCCGACGTCGTCATCATGGACGTCAGCATGCCCGTGCTCAACGGCATCGAGGCCACACGACTCATCCATCGCCAGGCCCCCGCCTCTGCCGTCATCGGGCTGTCCATGCACGAAGACGCCACCATCGCCGCCGAGATGCGCGAGGCCGGCGCGGCAGCCTATCTGACCAAGGGCGGTCCCAGTGAAGACCTCATCAGCGCCATCCGCGACAGCGTCGCCAGCTTGAAAACATAG
- a CDS encoding type II secretion system protein, which produces MSIPPTLKRAAAPRRQKAFTLIELLVVLAILAVLIVILVPTVGILIRKSYQAKCASNIRQIGAACLEYARDPKMHRGRTGQPNALPISATLTSANWGSLTDGNVAGLWVLIDKGFSPRGIFLCPEAGSIRGKNEPAAGDSAFTLATVSYSYLSQVAFPAKVTTDKSTLVIVGDANPRCTPGTTAIGDNNSACSPNHNGKGQNVGRYDGSAVWLDGTVNEPTNDDDIYAANDDGTEGQGKRGSADDSFLIP; this is translated from the coding sequence ATGAGCATCCCACCCACCCTCAAGCGGGCCGCCGCCCCCCGACGGCAAAAGGCGTTCACCCTGATCGAACTGCTGGTGGTACTGGCGATTCTGGCTGTCCTGATCGTCATCCTGGTCCCCACGGTCGGCATCCTGATCCGCAAGAGCTATCAGGCCAAGTGCGCCAGCAATATCCGCCAGATCGGAGCAGCGTGCCTGGAATACGCCCGCGATCCCAAGATGCATCGCGGCCGCACCGGTCAACCCAACGCCCTTCCCATTTCCGCGACGTTGACCTCCGCCAACTGGGGCAGTCTCACCGACGGCAATGTCGCCGGACTGTGGGTGCTCATCGACAAGGGCTTCTCGCCTCGCGGCATCTTTCTATGCCCTGAAGCCGGAAGCATCCGTGGCAAGAATGAACCCGCTGCCGGCGACTCGGCGTTCACCCTGGCGACCGTCTCCTACAGCTATCTCTCGCAGGTAGCGTTCCCGGCGAAAGTCACAACCGACAAATCCACGCTGGTCATCGTCGGCGACGCCAATCCCCGCTGCACGCCCGGAACCACCGCCATCGGCGACAACAACTCCGCCTGCTCGCCCAACCACAATGGCAAGGGGCAGAACGTTGGCCGCTATGATGGCTCGGCCGTCTGGTTAGACGGCACGGTTAACGAGCCTACAAACGATGACGACATCTATGCCGCCAACGATGATGGCACCGAAGGCCAGGGCAAACGCGGCAGCGCTGACGACTCATTTCTTATACCATAG
- a CDS encoding metallophosphoesterase — translation MIRRLMLLLCVLAVAVQFAAAADVPQSVSGTVYLDANGNGKFDAGEKPLAGVRVTDGVNIVTSAADGTYSIKIAPDPTTPQAGSRVVAINWPSEMWPSGRWWARIDQIADATKVHFGLRQEKQSLPFAFLHVSDDHAAGATYNLIGPAAGRLKPLLRFCINTGDSAGGDDSAATLAANAAKFVVPVMSVPGNHDIVGGHGAHRLEQTPLAGNGCYTKNLGAIRWSFDYAGVHFVGLDWMDPSIPEDVNGSVPQVAADWLEKDLSAVKPGTRIFAFVHFPTGCQKYYDLIAKYKVNHVFGWHNHEHRFYNFAGIPAVTAINFMAGGNLIVVQENDFTLGEFCLGYKGPDHHIKRCSLAKMPAVLGTSKAREVAPQTLAAKTLSGAAAPLSTPGAKGVRIAMELTPGAASKVGIKIAASPKPIEIVWTGTQIEIAGVPVPFGWEDYDNKTLLWNVLIDGSKIDFYANKRHHLAKALKVDSVESVTFFVEGGAATVKKAEVFGLK, via the coding sequence GTGATCAGGCGACTTATGCTCCTGCTGTGTGTCCTGGCTGTGGCGGTGCAATTCGCCGCCGCTGCGGACGTGCCCCAGAGCGTTTCGGGGACGGTCTATCTCGACGCCAACGGTAACGGCAAGTTCGACGCGGGCGAGAAGCCCCTGGCCGGCGTTCGCGTGACTGACGGGGTAAACATCGTCACGTCGGCGGCAGACGGAACCTACTCGATCAAGATCGCCCCGGACCCCACTACGCCGCAGGCGGGCTCGCGCGTGGTGGCGATCAACTGGCCCAGCGAGATGTGGCCGAGCGGGCGTTGGTGGGCGCGGATCGACCAGATCGCCGACGCGACGAAGGTACACTTCGGTCTGCGGCAGGAAAAGCAGTCGCTGCCCTTTGCCTTTCTGCACGTCAGCGACGACCACGCCGCCGGCGCCACGTACAACCTGATCGGCCCGGCCGCGGGGAGGCTTAAGCCCCTGCTGCGATTCTGCATCAACACCGGCGACAGCGCCGGCGGGGACGACTCGGCGGCAACCCTGGCCGCCAACGCGGCCAAATTCGTTGTGCCTGTGATGTCCGTTCCGGGCAACCACGACATCGTCGGCGGCCACGGGGCGCACCGGCTTGAGCAGACGCCGCTGGCCGGCAACGGGTGCTACACCAAGAATCTCGGCGCCATCCGCTGGTCGTTCGATTACGCCGGCGTACACTTCGTCGGCCTGGACTGGATGGACCCCTCGATTCCCGAGGACGTCAACGGCTCGGTGCCGCAAGTGGCCGCGGACTGGCTGGAGAAGGACCTCTCGGCCGTCAAGCCGGGCACGCGCATCTTCGCGTTCGTGCATTTTCCCACCGGCTGCCAGAAGTACTACGACCTGATCGCCAAGTACAAGGTGAATCACGTGTTCGGCTGGCACAACCACGAGCACCGCTTTTACAATTTCGCCGGGATCCCGGCCGTGACGGCGATCAACTTCATGGCCGGGGGCAACCTGATCGTCGTGCAGGAGAACGACTTCACGCTGGGCGAGTTCTGCCTGGGCTACAAGGGCCCCGACCACCACATCAAGCGCTGCTCGCTGGCGAAGATGCCTGCCGTGCTGGGCACGTCCAAGGCCCGCGAAGTTGCCCCGCAAACTCTGGCGGCCAAGACGCTCTCCGGCGCGGCCGCCCCACTGTCCACGCCCGGCGCCAAGGGCGTGCGCATCGCGATGGAGTTGACGCCCGGCGCCGCGAGCAAAGTCGGCATCAAGATCGCCGCCAGTCCCAAGCCGATCGAGATCGTCTGGACCGGCACGCAAATTGAAATAGCGGGCGTGCCCGTGCCGTTTGGCTGGGAAGACTACGACAACAAGACCCTGCTGTGGAACGTGCTGATCGACGGATCGAAGATCGACTTCTACGCCAACAAACGCCACCACCTGGCCAAGGCCCTCAAAGTGGACTCTGTCGAGAGCGTGACGTTCTTCGTCGAAGGCGGCGCGGCAACTGTGAAGAAGGCCGAAGTCTTCGGCCTGAAGTAG
- the purD gene encoding phosphoribosylamine--glycine ligase → MNILLVGTGGREHALAWKIVQSPLCEKLYVAGGNPGIAQHGECFDVPASDHAAIVSLAQQYKCELVVVGPEDPLAEGLGDAIRAAGLLCFGPTAAGARIEADKAYAKSLMRSAAIPTAEARIFTDLQTAKDYVLSREHGVAVKAAGLAKGKGVVVCPEPYMAVKPLEQMMEQRLFGDAGKTVLIEEMLTGQEATVLAMVDGRTIYTMEALQDHKPIGDGDTGPNTGGMGAYSPVPFIDDKTSARIEREILVPIVDAMRRDFGRYEGVLYAGLMFTAAGPKVIEFNCRFGDPECQPLMMRLKSDLVEAMVAVARHRLDEVTMEWDARPAVCVVMSSGGYPGDYAKGFEITGVADADAMADVKVFHAGTAMKDGKLVNTGGRVLGVTALGDTIADAQQRAYAAAEKIHWQGCYYRKDIAAKAIKPQ, encoded by the coding sequence ATGAATATTCTGCTGGTCGGAACCGGCGGGCGCGAACACGCGCTGGCCTGGAAAATCGTTCAGTCCCCCCTGTGCGAGAAGCTGTATGTCGCCGGGGGCAACCCCGGGATCGCCCAGCACGGCGAGTGCTTCGACGTGCCCGCCTCAGACCACGCTGCCATCGTCTCCCTCGCCCAGCAATACAAGTGCGAGTTGGTCGTCGTCGGACCGGAAGACCCGCTGGCCGAAGGGCTGGGCGACGCCATCCGCGCCGCCGGATTGCTGTGCTTTGGTCCCACCGCCGCCGGCGCCCGGATCGAGGCCGACAAGGCCTACGCCAAGAGCCTCATGCGCAGCGCCGCCATCCCCACCGCCGAGGCGCGAATCTTCACTGATCTGCAGACCGCCAAGGACTACGTCCTCTCGCGAGAGCACGGGGTGGCGGTCAAAGCCGCCGGACTGGCCAAGGGCAAGGGCGTGGTGGTCTGCCCCGAACCGTACATGGCCGTCAAGCCCCTCGAACAGATGATGGAGCAGCGTCTCTTCGGTGACGCGGGCAAGACCGTGCTCATCGAGGAAATGCTCACCGGCCAGGAGGCCACCGTTTTGGCGATGGTCGACGGGCGCACCATCTACACGATGGAAGCGCTGCAGGACCACAAGCCCATCGGCGACGGCGACACGGGCCCCAACACCGGCGGCATGGGCGCGTACAGCCCCGTGCCGTTTATCGACGACAAGACCAGCGCCCGCATCGAGAGGGAAATCCTCGTGCCCATCGTCGATGCCATGCGCCGCGATTTCGGCCGATACGAAGGCGTGCTCTACGCCGGGCTGATGTTCACGGCCGCCGGGCCCAAGGTCATCGAGTTCAACTGCCGCTTCGGCGACCCGGAATGCCAGCCGTTGATGATGCGGCTCAAGAGCGACCTGGTCGAGGCGATGGTCGCGGTGGCTCGGCACCGCCTGGACGAGGTGACGATGGAATGGGACGCCCGCCCCGCGGTCTGCGTCGTCATGTCCAGCGGCGGATACCCCGGCGACTACGCCAAGGGCTTTGAGATCACCGGCGTCGCCGACGCCGACGCGATGGCCGACGTCAAAGTCTTCCACGCCGGAACGGCGATGAAAGACGGCAAGCTCGTCAACACCGGCGGGCGGGTCCTGGGCGTCACCGCCCTGGGCGATACCATCGCCGACGCGCAGCAGCGCGCCTACGCCGCCGCCGAAAAGATCCACTGGCAAGGCTGCTACTACCGCAAAGACATTGCCGCCAAGGCGATCAAGCCCCAGTAA